The Antedon mediterranea chromosome 7, ecAntMedi1.1, whole genome shotgun sequence genome has a segment encoding these proteins:
- the LOC140054145 gene encoding uncharacterized protein, whose amino-acid sequence MREQKEENKSIKRFAYTGPSSKKYDEEATGFVNTPVFGFNQAHQMKKSDPWKDKNSSSLFDMALPTSPRTATTGFYSRYSSYKGGKTDGDLQKKSSPSNSQEFTGSSGISWNQSRAGYSYSHHDPKPTTDLETKRNFQTLNQLSITKKEDTSGSSEQYTGTSYKSRPSASSSWNDL is encoded by the exons CTATTAAGAGGTTTGCATACACTGGACCCtcttcaaaaaaatatgatgaagaAGCCACAGGTTTTGTGAATACACCAGTCTTTGGCTTCAATCAAGCACATCAAATGAAGAAGTCAG atcCATGGAAAGATAAAAATTCTTCATCATTATTTGACATGGCCTTACCGACAAGTCCACGTACAGCCACCACAGGTTTCTACTCGCGTTATTCAAGTTACAAAGGTGGAAAAACGGATGGAGATCTTCAGAAAAAATCATCACCTTCCAACAGTCAAGAATTCACAG GAAGTAGCGGGATATCATGGAATCAGTCTCGTGCGGGATACTCCTATTCCCATCATGACCCTAAGCCAACCACTGACCTGGAAACCAAACGAAACTTTCAAACGCTAAATCAATTATCAATAACTAAAAAAGAAG ACACAAGTGGCAGTAGTGAACAATACACTGGCACCTCATACAAGAGCAGACCAAGTGCGAGCAGCAGTTGGAATGATCTCTga
- the LOC140055773 gene encoding probable pyruvate dehydrogenase E1 component subunit alpha, mitochondrial gives MSVFIKKFGTKSKFFHRATLAMCRSYTNGAQEAKFTTQDCKLHKLESGPSSEVTLNRDDALDIYRKMQVIRRMETAASNLYKSKEIRGFLHLYSGQEACAVGMKASMTDDDHIITAYRCHGWTYLMGVSVHQILAELTGRSTGIQRGKGGSMHMYTKNFYGGNGIVGAQVPLGAGVALAQKYNNTKNVCVALYGDGAANQGQIFEAYNISKLWDLPCIFVCENNKFGMGTAVDRASASTDYYSRGDYVPGLWVDGMDVLAVREAMRWATEYCRAGKGPLVMEVETYRYYGHSMSDPGTSYRTRDEIQEIRQQRDPITNFKERITSNDLVTAEELKKIDLEVRGEVDDAVKKAKTDPELDVPETFHDISYKSPSTVRGCDAFSFHQSR, from the exons ATGTCTGTTTTCATAAAGAAATTTGGGACAAAGTCCAAATTTTTT caTAGAGCAACATTAGCTATGTGTCGTTCATACACCAATGGCGCTCAAGAAGCCAAATTTACCACCCAAGATTGCAAACTCCATAAACTTGAGTCGGGACCATCCTCCGAAGTCACCCTGAACCGAGATGATGCTTTAGATATCTATCGTAAAATGCAAGTTATTCGTCGAATGGAAACGGCCGCAAGTAATCTGTACAAGTCTAAGGAAATTCGTGGATTTTTACATCTTTATTCAGGACAG GAGGCTTGTGCTGTTGGAATGAAAGCATCCATGACAGATGATGATCACATCATTACAGCATATCGTTGTCACGGTTGGACCTACTTGATGGGCGTTAGTGTTCATCAAATTCTTGCAGAGCTTACAG gtCGATCAACTGGTATTCAAAGGGGGAAAGGTGGTTCTATGCATATGTACACAAAAAATTTCTATGGAGGAAATGGTATTGTCGGAGCTCAG GTACCGCTTGGAGCAGGAGTTGCCCTAGCTCAAAAGTACAACAACACAAAAAATGTCTGTGTAGCATTGTATGGAGATGGGGCTGCAAATCAAGGCCAGATCTTTGAAGCATACAATATATCCAAGCTGTGGGACTTGCCATGTATCTTTGTCTGTGAAAACAACAAGTTTGGTATGGGTACTGCAGTGGATAGGGCTTCTGCTTCTACTGACTATTATTCTAGAGGCGATTATGTTCCTGGTCTCTGG GTTGATGGCATGGATGTTTTAGCAGTCAGGGAAGCAATGAGATGGGCAACTGAATATTGTAGAGCAGGCAAG gGTCCATTAGTTATGGAAGTTGAAACGTACCGTTACTATGGTCATAGTATGAGTGACCCGGGAACAAGTTATCGTACTAGGGATGAAATTCAGGAAATTCGTCAACAAAGGGATCCAATTACAAATTTCAAGGAGCGAATTACATCGAATGACCTTGTTACAGCTGAAGAGCTGAAG AAAATTGATTTGGAGGTCAGAGGTGAAGTGGATGATGCCgtaaagaaagcaaaaactgACCCAGAACTTGATGTACCCGAGACGTTTCACGATATTAGCTATAAATCACCGAGCACTGTACGAGGCTGTGATGCATTTTCCTTCCATCAATCTCGTTAA